The Amblyraja radiata isolate CabotCenter1 unplaced genomic scaffold, sAmbRad1.1.pri S89, whole genome shotgun sequence genome contains the following window.
gtgtgtgtgagagagagagagagagagagagaggggggggggtgttgttagtgtgagagagagggagtgtttgtgtgtgtgtgagagcgggactgtgtgtgtgagagacagggagcgagagagggagtgtgctaGAGAGACTGAACGGGTAAGGGAGTGTGTGAAAGAGAGGAAGGCGGCACAAGAGGGTGGAATGGAGAGAATTTGTGtacgagtgggggagaggagagaggaatgtatctgtgcagctttaagggacattggtcaggtagcatttggagtattgcatacagttctggtcactccattacaggactgatgtggaagctttggggaaggtgcagagatggttaaccagaatggtttaacaacaaggaactgcagatgctggtttacagaaaggacacaaaatgctggagtaactcagcgggacaggcagcatatctggagagatggaattggtgactGAAGAAACaatccgaaatgttacccattccttccagcattttgtgtttacctaaacagcgcctatctatccatgtggcggtgtgccagcgagctggaggagcgggcaaaggccttgccacagagcgggcaggttaacgggcgctggctggtgtggactcgctggTGCTCCAGAAGGTGCTCAAGGCGGGTGAAACCCTTACCACAGGATGGGCAGggtgctcaccgctgtgggtacgccggtgctgccatagggtggacatgcgggtgaaacccttgctacaatcagcgcacacaaagggtctctctccggtgtgtatccgctgctgCTCCCGCAGCCTCCGTGTTCTCTTGTCacggtgggagcagctgctcgccggcgtgggtctgCCGGtgttgccgcaacccccgcgagctgtcaaactcttCACCAcaatacgggcagtcgtagggcgggccactggtgtgcacgtgctggtgagacagggcgtgggaatcCATGgctaagcgctctccacacaccgggctggggacgggacggtcaccggcgtgcacccgctggtgggacagcagcttggaggagcgggtgaagcccttgccgcactggaagCAGGTGTAGGtatgctcgccggtgtgggtgcgcaggTGTTGCAGCAGGCagtcagagcgggtgaagcccttgccgcactgagcgcaggtgaaggggcgctccaaggtgtgggtgcgctggtgcaccagcaggtgattAGACTGGTTGAAGCCCTTgttgcactgggcgcaggtgtagggaagctcgccggtgtgggtgcgctggtgcctcagcaagttgctggagtgggtgaagcccttgccgcactgggcgcaggtgtaggggtgctcgccggtgtgggttcgCTGGTGCAGCACCAGGTGACTAGACTGTTTGAAGccattgccacactgggcgcaggtgtaggggcgttccccggtgtgggtgcgctggtgcaccagcaggtgactagactggTTGAAGccattgccacactgggcgcagggacgctcaccagtgtgggtgcgctggtgcctcaggaatttgctggagtgggtgaagcccttgccgcactgggcgcaggtgtaggggcgctcaccagtatgggtgcgctggtgcagcacCAGTTTGCTGGATTGGGTGAactccttgccgcactgggcgcaggtgtaggggcgctcgccggtgtgggtgcgctggtgcctcaagaatttgctggagtgggtgaagcccttgccgcactgggcgcaggtgtaggggtacTCGCCGGTGTGGTTGcgctggtgcagcagtaggctGCTGGATTGGATGAAGCCCtttccgcagtcgctgcaggtgaagggccgctccccggtatgCAACCACCTGTGCAACTTCAAGcctgtggacgacttgaagcctttgccgcactgggcgcaggtgtaggggcgctcaccggtatgggtgcgctggtgcagcacCAGTTTgctggattgggtgaagcccttgccgcactgggcacaggtgtaggggcgctcgccagtgtgggtgcgctggtgcaccagcaggccgctagactgggtgaagcccttgccgcagtcgctgcatgtgtaggggcgttccccggtgtgcacgcgcctgtgcaccttcaaatccttggacgacttgaagcctttgccgcagtcggggcaggtgaagggccgcttactgctgtgcacccgctggtgctcccgcagccccgacaactgggtaaagctctcgccgcatgtggagcagccatagggcttcttgcacgtgtgcacccgccggtgggcctgCAGCACATCCGCCCTCTTGAAGCTCGTGCCGCACTCTGtgcagttgaaggggcgttctaTCCTGTGCTCCCGCCGGTGGGCCTCCAGCTTgctcgggctctgccaggccttgccacacacgtcgcaatcataacgcttctccttgttgtgccccatcaTGTTGTCCTCCATCGAAGATCAGCCCTTGAAGCacggcccgcacaccgagcagatgggggctcaccggcaccctggtcaccctcaatggccgctcacgttcctgtctctccgtccacagcaacggctcctaaaccctgcaggaggggagcacagagggtcaacaagctggcaaacaggacattactagcacatattgggtgcgtttatggcggaggaaaccattatataattctgcgctgcacactggcgcagcggtacagttgtaaattaatcggcctccacaaaatagctaaattgtccccaatgtgcgtgggatagtgctagtgtaccgggtgatcgctggtcggcgcggactccgtgggccaaaagatctgttgtttccgcgctgcatctctaaattgaactaaaccaaagaagggtgtcgacccaaaatttcacccaatcctctctccacagatgctgactgacctgctgagttactccagcactttgtgtctatcttctccacagatgctgcctgacctgctgagttactcaagcactttgtcatagagtcatggagtgatacagtgttggaaagaggcccttcggcccaactcttacccgcactcctagatccctcggctctacacattccgcaaggctcagagttCGGAGTCCTAataagaccacaactggagtattgtgtgcagttttggtcccctaatttgaggaaagacattcttgttattgagggagagcagcgtaggttcaccaggtaaattcccgggatgtggggaactgtcgtatgctgatagaatggagcggctgggcttgtacactctggagtttagaaggatgagatgggatcctattgaaccatataagattgttaagggtttggatacgctagaggcaggaaacatgtccccgatgttgggggaatccagaaccgggggccacacaatttaagaataaggggtaagccatttagaacagagacatggaaacactttttctcacagagttgtgagtctgtggaattctctgcctcggaggccggttctgtggacactttcaagagagagctagatagggctcttaaagatcgtgtagtcaagggatatggggagaaggcaggaactgaatggggatgatcagccatgatcacattgaatggcggtgctggctcaaagggccgaatggcctactcctgcacctattgtccattgccccagcgccccgccattcacagtgaagaccctgccctggtttgacttcctaaactgcaacaccctccccacccccaaacagtgtgacctcctccctgtggctccctgccccttacccctgctGCCTCCTGCCccttacccccctttgctccccctccacccccaaacagtgtgaacccccaccaggctccctacccccttccatgactcacttgacccgtctctctcccccacccccctcatccccctcggcaccaaaccaaCTCCCACTTGAatccctccctttgctccctccttccccccactaCTCACTTCATCCCTTTTCCCCcggtctctcactctcccccctcctccctcccccggactgtctcctctctctctctctctctctgaacctctcccattattcctgcccctctcagccccaccgctcagatatctctctctctcctcaactcccccctctctgtctctccctcccttctctctccaccttctatatctctgcccctctcactctccccctctgtctccccgtccccacactctctctccctctccctccccactctctctctctctctccaccgcaTCTATCCccgtccccactctctctctccatctctccatctctctccctctctctctctacctccccactctctctatccatctctccatctctctctctctccctctctcaccgttCAGTGCGGATCGGCTCCATCTTGGTCGCGACAGTTGCGTCATTTCCGGGCTAGGGCCGCCCCGCAGAGTGCGGGGCAAAGGGCGTCCGGGGCGGAGACGTCATTTCCGGGTTAGGGCCGCCCCGCTCGAAGGTTctcgagagggggagggagagagagggggcatgagcccggaaatgacgtcgcgcACAGTCCTGCATCGTTGCCCCGCAGGTTGCAGCCCGGATATGACGTCTCGCCGcggcccaagatggagccgatccgcactgaacggtgagagagagagggagggagagggggggcgggagagagagagggcggggccACTAACAGTCCACCAATCACAAGCTGCCGAGCGCATCTATGACATCactatgggacgttgccaacggtaaccacGGCAGGAGAGTTcgagggagacagagacagagagagatatagagagtgatgaagggatagagggagggatataggcagAGAGAGATATAGCGAGATCGACATATAGCGAGATAGAGATATAGTGAGaatcagagagagagatagagaatatatatatggagagggtgacagagagatagagatatatagagagggggagatatagagagatagagtgAGATAGAGATAGAGTGAGAGAGATATAGCGAGATCGtgagagaggaagagatagagaatatatagggagagggagagagatagtgaAATTGAGAGCgatagagagggaaatagggacatatatatagatatagagagatagagagggagagggagggaaatagggacagatagagaaatatatatatagagagagagcgaaataatatatatatagagagggagagaaatagagagagatatagagggggagagaggtagagagacataatatatatagagagggagagagagatgtagaAATAGTGAGAGGACGAGAGAATATATAGAGAGggagcacttggtctagttattcctATTATCTTGTTATTTTGGGTGAAGTTCATCCCTCTTTTCACTATTATTTTTGTtactattttcattttttttgctATTGTTGTGGGCGAcgttttgattttgttcttcagtGAGTGGAGCTGCTGCTGACCTTAACTGGGCTGGTGGGCACCTGGATCAGGATGGTGTGCAGGTAGAAATGCGTTTATATTGGGCATAGACACTGCTGGCCGAAGGGGCGGCTCCTGTTTACTGCTCTgcgttgtgttttgtttttgttttgtaaacagtGCAggtgtagtccattcggcccttcaaaccagcaccgccattcattgtgatcattgggggaggggtggtgtgggattgTAGGCGCCCATTCCAGGTGgggcaagaggaagagagagaggggtggggagggggggggggggaggagaagtgtCATATCTAGCTCATATTTAATTTAATACATTGTGTTCTTGGCTTTGATAGCAATTGATTTCTATGATTGCTGCATTTAACTACAGAGTTCCAATGTCTGtttgtgaaaaatatggttgCTTATAAATTAGATAATTAGTACAGGATTCTGCCAGTAAATGGATATGTTAAAGAAAAACAGGTGCTATCAATATGAAACAAAACGATGATTGCTGCACAATGTACAGTGGATCATTACGTGTATCCATTGAATACTTTCTATGTCCAACATCTGTCAGTCTTGGTGGAACACACCTGCCtttgacaggcagacagacagaaacagacagacacagacagacagacacagacagacagacacagacagacacagacagacagacatacacagatagacagacagacacagacagacacagacagacacagacagacagacagacagacagacagacagacagacagacagacagacagacagacaattaATTTCCAGGATAGGTATTTGGGTTCAGTTTATTGGGGATTTCCTTTCCAATCATGACtgctctctgcctcctaatcccattttcctgtcttctccccataacccatgactccTGTTCTAATTAGAGTTCAGGTTGTTACAAGAATGCTGTTTGAATCAAAACTCCGTGGTGTTTTGAGAATTTTAAAGTTTGCACCTTAAGACGTAGTTGCTGGACTTcgacttagacttagttcctctcACACTGTTGAGTTCATTGGTcagcaagctttggccattctgttCAGTCGTGTGCAccatcttccaccctcgataggtttgtgtcccgggcttccaaatccttctgcaatATTCGCCTCCAtatgagttttggtcggcctcttttccttcttccgtcaggttgtcattgctatcttaggtgcacgttctggtgacattctgagtacgtcctgcagatttcatcctgcgtacctccatgtcctggctgagaggctttgttgcagtttcccagTAGACAAATGCATTCTCAGGTGTCTTTCCTTTGAGAACCAGCAACTTACAAGATGTACAGCTGTATCAATTGCTGAACT
Protein-coding sequences here:
- the LOC116969597 gene encoding zinc finger protein 229-like; amino-acid sequence: MEDNMMGHNKEKRYDCDVCGKAWQSPSKLEAHRREHRIERPFNCTECGTSFKRADVLQAHRRVHTCKKPYGCSTCGESFTQLSGLREHQRVHSSKRPFTCPDCGKGFKSSKDLKVHRRVHTGERPYTCSDCGKGFTQSSGLLVHQRTHTGERPYTCAQCGKGFTQSSKLVLHQRTHTGERPYTCAQCGKGFKSSTGLKLHRWLHTGERPFTCSDCGKGFIQSSSLLLHQRTHTGERPYTCAQCGKEFTQSSKLVLHQRTHTGERPYTCAQCGKGFTHSSKFLRHQRTHTGERPCAQCGNGFNQSSHLLVHQRTHTGERPYTCAQCGNGFKQSSHLVLHQRTHTGEHPYTCAQCGKGFTHSSNLLRHQRTHTGELPYTCAQCNKGFNQSNHLLVHQRTHTLERPFTCAQCGKGFTRSDCLLQHLRTHTGEHTYTCFQCEFDSSRGLRQHRQTHAGEQLLPP